One genomic region from Fictibacillus marinisediminis encodes:
- a CDS encoding acetoin utilization AcuB family protein has product MIVQDMMNKQAVTAMPQTTIKEALLLLKTHRIRHLPIVDEEGLLVGIISDRDLRDASPSIFDAADHPEEFQRPVSEIMKSDVITAHSLDFAEDLLGVFYEHQIGCIPVLEKKKLVGVITERDMLYTLIQLTGAHQPSSHLEVKVENIAGKLADVASLIKNFKININSVLVYPDKQEENQKILVFRIGTMNPYRIASELRQNGYDVIWPQEPEVER; this is encoded by the coding sequence ATGATTGTTCAGGACATGATGAATAAACAGGCTGTTACAGCCATGCCACAGACGACGATTAAGGAAGCTCTGCTTCTTTTAAAAACTCACCGCATCCGCCATTTGCCGATTGTTGACGAAGAAGGATTGCTTGTCGGCATTATTTCTGATCGTGATTTAAGAGACGCCAGCCCGTCCATCTTTGATGCTGCCGATCATCCTGAAGAATTTCAGCGGCCCGTTTCTGAGATTATGAAAAGTGATGTGATCACAGCACATTCACTTGATTTTGCGGAAGACCTTCTTGGTGTTTTTTACGAGCATCAGATCGGCTGCATCCCCGTCCTTGAGAAGAAAAAACTGGTAGGGGTCATCACTGAACGGGACATGCTGTACACTCTCATACAGCTTACAGGCGCTCATCAGCCCAGCTCACATCTTGAAGTTAAGGTTGAAAATATCGCTGGCAAACTGGCTGATGTTGCTTCTCTGATCAAGAATTTTAAAATCAACATCAACAGTGTTCTCGTCTATCCGGACAAACAAGAAGAAAACCAAAAGATTCTGGTGTTCCGGATCGGGACGATGAATCCATACCGCATTGCTTCTGAACTAAGGCAGAATGGTTATGACGTCATTTGGCCGCAGGAACCGGAAGTGGAAAGATGA
- a CDS encoding GNAT family N-acetyltransferase: MNHKKTYNCLAIDTPLGKVIIEGPISPEHLAGYEFHAGLKAFRPPHQQREALIEIAGLDEGRIIIARNKETIIGYVTYVYPDPMERWSQGNMENLLELGAIEVIADYRNCKIGKSLLKVSMMDDAMEDYIIITTEYYWHWDLKGTGLSVWDYRKVMEKMMNAGGLEYMATDDPEISSHPANCLMVRVGKRITMNSVQQFDKIRFQNRFMY; this comes from the coding sequence ATGAACCATAAGAAAACATACAACTGCCTTGCCATTGATACACCTTTGGGCAAGGTCATTATCGAAGGGCCGATTTCGCCTGAACATCTGGCAGGCTACGAATTTCATGCCGGATTAAAGGCGTTCAGGCCCCCGCACCAGCAGCGTGAAGCTCTCATTGAGATTGCAGGCCTTGATGAAGGAAGAATCATTATCGCTAGAAACAAAGAGACAATTATCGGCTATGTGACCTATGTCTATCCTGATCCGATGGAAAGATGGTCACAAGGAAACATGGAGAACCTGCTTGAACTCGGTGCTATTGAAGTCATTGCGGATTACCGCAACTGTAAAATAGGGAAAAGCCTATTAAAAGTATCGATGATGGATGATGCGATGGAAGATTACATCATTATCACAACTGAATATTATTGGCATTGGGATCTGAAAGGAACCGGCTTGTCGGTTTGGGATTACCGGAAAGTGATGGAGAAAATGATGAATGCCGGAGGCCTGGAATATATGGCAACTGACGATCCGGAGATCAGCTCACATCCTGCAAACTGTCTAATGGTCAGGGTCGGAAAAAGAATAACGATGAATTCGGTACAGCAATTCGATAAAATCCGTTTCCAGAACCGCTTTATGTATTGA
- the ccpA gene encoding catabolite control protein A, which translates to MNTTIYDVAREAGVSMATVSRVVNGNPNVKPSTRKKVLEAIERLGYRPNAVARGLASKKTTTVGVIIPDIASIFFAELARGIEDIATMYKYNIILCNSDQNKEKEIHLLNTLLGKQVDGIVFMGGKITEELVEEFKKSPVPIVMAATVDMEKEIPSVNIDYQQAVYDAVEHLLKSGHESVAMVTGPLEDPINGYHKFTGFRKAMEDAGKTVDEKQIFVGDYTYDSGIEAVETFLESGNMPTAIFVGTDEMALGVIHGAQDKGLTVPGDLEVIGFDNTRLATMVRPTLSTVVQPMYDIGAVAMRLLTKLMNKEKVEENTVVLPHRIQFRNTTKNND; encoded by the coding sequence TTGAATACAACAATTTATGATGTGGCCCGTGAAGCAGGAGTCTCTATGGCAACTGTTTCACGTGTCGTAAATGGAAACCCAAATGTAAAACCATCTACAAGAAAAAAGGTGCTTGAAGCAATCGAACGCCTAGGATATCGTCCTAACGCTGTTGCAAGAGGACTTGCGAGCAAGAAGACAACAACAGTAGGTGTGATCATCCCTGATATTGCAAGCATTTTTTTCGCTGAACTTGCTCGTGGAATTGAAGACATTGCTACGATGTATAAATACAATATTATTTTGTGTAATTCGGATCAAAACAAAGAAAAAGAAATACACCTTCTCAATACATTGCTTGGCAAGCAAGTGGATGGAATCGTTTTTATGGGCGGTAAAATCACAGAAGAGCTTGTAGAAGAATTTAAAAAATCACCTGTGCCGATTGTAATGGCTGCAACGGTTGATATGGAAAAGGAAATACCATCCGTTAACATTGACTATCAGCAAGCCGTGTATGATGCAGTGGAGCATCTTCTGAAATCTGGCCATGAATCAGTAGCTATGGTCACTGGTCCTCTTGAAGACCCGATCAATGGCTACCATAAGTTTACGGGTTTCCGTAAAGCGATGGAGGACGCAGGAAAAACAGTTGACGAAAAGCAGATTTTTGTTGGCGATTATACGTATGATTCCGGTATTGAAGCAGTTGAAACATTCCTCGAGAGCGGAAACATGCCTACAGCGATCTTTGTCGGCACGGATGAAATGGCACTTGGTGTTATCCACGGCGCACAGGATAAAGGATTGACTGTGCCGGGGGACCTTGAAGTAATCGGTTTTGACAATACAAGGCTTGCAACCATGGTCAGACCAACCCTTTCAACCGTCGTACAGCCGATGTATGATATTGGTGCAGTTGCGATGCGCCTATTGACAAAATTGATGAACAAAGAAAAAGTGGAAGAGAACACAGTCGTTCTTCCTCACCGTATTCAGTTCCGCAACACAACAAAGAACAACGATTAA
- a CDS encoding acetoin utilization protein AcuC: MKKPVFIYSEDMLRYKFNEDHPFNQLRVQLTYELLRSSGALEDSQIVKPRMATDEEISLIHDKAYIEAVKKAGEGTLNAVSAENYGLGTEDTPIFPGMHEASALIVGATLTAADMVMEGKASYGFNASGGLHHGFRGKASGFCVYNDSAVAIAYLKKKYGVKVLYVDTDAHHGDGVQWAFYEDPDACTLSIHETGRYLFPGTGSVTEKGQSDGYGYSFNLPVDAFTEDESWLSLYETALNEVTAFFKPDVILTQNGADAHYFDPLTHLSVTMNSFHAIPRIAKKAADRYCGGKWIATGGGGYDIWRVVPRAWSEIWLAMNDIELKGSLPMEWVEKWQKQAPVTLPLTWEDPDKLYKPIPRKQEITEKNALTLSKALHHIRDYTKNT; encoded by the coding sequence ATGAAGAAACCGGTTTTTATCTATTCCGAGGATATGCTTCGCTATAAATTCAATGAAGATCATCCCTTTAACCAGCTGCGTGTCCAATTAACATATGAACTTCTGCGCTCTTCCGGTGCCTTGGAGGACAGCCAGATCGTAAAGCCGAGGATGGCTACAGACGAAGAAATTAGCCTCATACACGACAAAGCATATATTGAGGCAGTAAAAAAAGCAGGAGAAGGAACACTAAATGCTGTATCAGCTGAAAATTACGGTCTTGGAACAGAGGACACGCCCATTTTTCCCGGCATGCATGAAGCGAGTGCGCTTATTGTCGGAGCTACCTTAACTGCGGCAGATATGGTCATGGAGGGTAAAGCTTCTTATGGTTTCAACGCCAGTGGAGGCCTTCATCACGGATTCAGAGGGAAGGCATCCGGTTTTTGCGTCTATAATGACAGCGCGGTGGCTATTGCATATTTAAAAAAGAAGTATGGCGTGAAAGTGCTGTATGTGGATACTGATGCCCATCACGGTGACGGAGTTCAATGGGCGTTCTATGAGGATCCGGATGCCTGTACGCTATCCATTCATGAAACAGGCAGATACCTGTTTCCCGGAACCGGAAGTGTGACAGAAAAAGGCCAGAGTGACGGATACGGCTACTCTTTCAATTTACCGGTAGACGCCTTTACGGAAGATGAGTCCTGGCTCAGCCTCTATGAAACCGCTCTGAATGAAGTAACCGCCTTCTTTAAGCCCGATGTGATCCTGACCCAGAACGGTGCTGACGCCCACTACTTTGACCCGCTGACACACCTGTCAGTTACGATGAACTCGTTCCACGCCATACCGAGGATTGCGAAAAAAGCAGCAGACCGGTACTGCGGTGGAAAATGGATTGCTACAGGCGGCGGCGGGTATGACATCTGGCGTGTCGTGCCGCGGGCATGGTCCGAGATCTGGCTTGCCATGAACGATATCGAATTAAAAGGATCTTTGCCGATGGAGTGGGTGGAAAAGTGGCAAAAACAAGCACCAGTCACGCTTCCTCTTACTTGGGAGGATCCTGACAAGCTGTATAAACCGATTCCCCGCAAACAGGAGATCACAGAAAAAAATGCGCTGACCCTTTCGAAGGCACTTCACCATATTCGAGATTATACAAAAAACACCTGA
- a CDS encoding 5'-methylthioadenosine/adenosylhomocysteine nucleosidase translates to MRIGIIGAMDEEIHYMRQALDIYGESVHAKGKYYEGTYGTKEVVLCKSGVGKVNAAITTQVLIDRFKVTHILFTGVAGALHPELEIGDIVISTSALQHDMDASALGPHFPQGTIPMFDYESDFTACPSLVELAEQAAAKIPDIHVRKGRILSGDQFIASRETVEKYFQQFDGACIEMEGSAVAQTAFLNDVPFVVIRSISDKANGEATVNFTEFTKLAAERSSSIVEEMLKTI, encoded by the coding sequence TTGAGAATTGGCATAATTGGGGCCATGGATGAAGAAATTCATTACATGAGACAAGCCCTTGATATTTATGGGGAAAGCGTTCATGCTAAAGGTAAATATTATGAAGGCACCTATGGAACTAAAGAAGTGGTTCTATGTAAATCAGGTGTGGGAAAAGTGAATGCTGCGATTACCACACAGGTTTTGATCGACCGTTTTAAAGTGACTCATATTTTATTTACAGGAGTTGCAGGAGCTCTTCATCCTGAGCTTGAGATAGGGGATATTGTCATCTCCACCAGCGCACTGCAGCATGATATGGATGCTTCGGCTCTTGGGCCGCATTTTCCACAGGGGACGATACCGATGTTCGATTACGAATCTGATTTTACAGCTTGCCCGAGCCTTGTGGAGCTTGCTGAACAGGCAGCTGCAAAGATTCCGGATATTCATGTCCGCAAAGGAAGAATTTTAAGCGGGGATCAATTCATTGCCAGCCGGGAAACCGTTGAAAAGTATTTTCAGCAGTTTGATGGAGCATGTATTGAGATGGAAGGCTCAGCTGTAGCGCAAACTGCCTTTTTAAATGATGTTCCGTTTGTGGTCATCCGCTCGATTTCGGACAAAGCCAACGGGGAAGCAACGGTAAATTTCACAGAATTTACTAAGCTTGCTGCCGAACGATCATCCTCCATTGTTGAAGAAATGCTAAAAACGATTTAA